In the genome of Pseudomonas protegens, one region contains:
- a CDS encoding MerR family transcriptional regulator codes for MLEPSHNDELPVIPGKRYFTIGEVSELCAVKPHVLRYWEQEFPQLNPVKRRGNRRYYQRQDVLMIRQIRALLYDQGFTIGGARLRLSGDEAKDDTTQYKQLIRQMISELEDVLVVLKK; via the coding sequence ATGCTGGAACCAAGTCATAACGACGAGCTCCCGGTGATTCCGGGTAAACGCTACTTCACTATTGGTGAAGTCAGTGAGCTCTGTGCGGTCAAGCCGCATGTGCTGCGTTATTGGGAGCAGGAGTTTCCTCAGCTCAACCCTGTCAAGCGCCGCGGAAATCGCCGGTATTATCAGCGCCAGGATGTGCTGATGATCCGGCAGATCCGCGCGCTGCTCTATGATCAGGGGTTCACCATCGGTGGCGCACGTCTGCGCCTTTCCGGTGATGAGGCCAAAGACGACACCACCCAGTACAAGCAACTGATCCGTCAGATGATTTCTGAGCTGGAAGATGTGCTTGTGGTGCTCAAGAAGTAA
- the ihfA gene encoding integration host factor subunit alpha, whose product MGALTKAEMAERLYEELGLNKREAKELVELFFEEIRHALEDNEQVKLSGFGNFDLRDKRQRPGRNPKTGEEIPITARRVVTFRPGQKLKARVEAYAGTKS is encoded by the coding sequence ATGGGGGCTCTGACGAAAGCTGAAATGGCCGAACGTCTCTACGAAGAGCTAGGCCTGAATAAACGCGAGGCCAAGGAATTGGTCGAGCTGTTCTTTGAAGAAATCAGGCATGCTCTCGAAGATAACGAACAGGTCAAATTGTCCGGTTTCGGTAACTTCGACCTTCGGGATAAACGCCAGCGTCCTGGCCGCAACCCTAAAACGGGTGAAGAAATCCCGATCACGGCTCGCCGTGTGGTCACCTTTCGTCCAGGGCAGAAGTTGAAGGCCCGAGTTGAGGCATATGCTGGAACCAAGTCATAA
- the pheT gene encoding phenylalanine--tRNA ligase subunit beta encodes MKFSEQWLRGWVSPQVSRDELVARLSMAGLEVDSVTPAAGDFSGVVVGEVLSTEQHPDADKLRVCQVSNGAETFQVVCGAPNVRPGLKVPFAMIGAELPGDFKIKKAKLRGVESNGMLCSQAELQIGEGNDGLMELPADAPVGDDIRAYLNLDDASIEVDLTPNRGDCLSLAGLAREVGALYAAKVQRPEVKAVAATHDEVRPVEVLAPVACPRYLGRVIRNVDLSKPTPLWMVERLRRADVRSIDAAVDITNYVMLELGQPLHAFDLAEINGGIRVRMAEEGEKLVLLDGQEVTLRSDTLVIADHTRALAIAGVMGGEHSGVTANTRDVFLESAFFDQIAVAGKARSYGLHTDASHRYERGVDWQLAREAMERATGLLLEITGGDAGPIIETVSEQHLPSVAPVTLRAERIAQMLGMEMDGSEVERLLTGLGLAVTADGAGQWRVEVPSHRFDISLEVDLIEELARLYGYNRLPVRYPQARLAPQAKAEAQGDLPALRRLLVARGYQEAITYSFIDPKLFELFSPGAEPLLLANPISADMAAMRSSLWPGLVKALQYNLNRQQDRVRLFESGLRFVGQLEGLKQQPMLAGVVCGSRLPEGWAQGRDVVDFFDVKADVEAVLGIAGALDTFTFVPGKHPALHPGQTARIERDGREIGYLGAIHPELAKTLGLDRPVYVFELVLSEVAQGRLPKFHELSRFPEVRRDLALLADRDVAASAVLDVIRENAGEWLTDLRLFDVYQGKGIDPHRKSLAVGLTWQHPSRTLNDDEVNSTTQNILTSLEQRLNATLRK; translated from the coding sequence ATGAAATTCAGTGAACAATGGTTGCGTGGCTGGGTTAGCCCGCAAGTAAGTCGCGACGAGTTGGTTGCTCGTCTGTCGATGGCCGGTCTTGAGGTTGATAGCGTAACGCCAGCCGCCGGTGATTTCAGTGGGGTAGTGGTGGGCGAGGTGTTGAGCACCGAGCAGCACCCTGATGCCGACAAGCTGCGTGTGTGCCAGGTCAGCAATGGCGCGGAAACCTTCCAGGTGGTCTGTGGCGCACCCAACGTGCGTCCGGGTCTGAAGGTCCCATTTGCGATGATTGGCGCCGAGCTGCCGGGCGACTTCAAGATCAAGAAAGCCAAGCTGCGTGGCGTTGAATCCAACGGAATGTTGTGTTCGCAGGCAGAACTGCAGATCGGCGAAGGCAATGACGGCCTGATGGAGTTGCCGGCTGATGCTCCGGTGGGGGACGACATTCGTGCCTACCTGAATCTTGACGATGCCAGTATCGAGGTCGATCTGACGCCAAACCGTGGTGATTGCCTGTCCCTGGCCGGCTTGGCCCGTGAGGTCGGCGCGCTTTACGCGGCGAAAGTCCAGCGTCCGGAAGTTAAGGCAGTGGCTGCCACCCATGACGAAGTTCGTCCTGTGGAAGTCCTGGCTCCAGTCGCCTGTCCACGCTACCTGGGCCGGGTCATTCGTAACGTCGATCTTTCCAAGCCGACCCCGCTGTGGATGGTCGAGCGTCTGCGTCGCGCCGATGTGCGCAGCATCGATGCAGCGGTGGATATCACCAACTATGTGATGCTCGAGCTGGGTCAGCCGCTGCATGCCTTTGATCTCGCGGAGATTAACGGTGGCATTCGTGTGCGCATGGCGGAAGAGGGCGAGAAGCTGGTTCTTCTCGACGGTCAGGAAGTGACACTGCGTAGCGACACCTTGGTGATCGCTGACCATACCCGTGCCCTGGCAATTGCCGGTGTGATGGGTGGCGAGCACAGTGGCGTCACCGCCAACACGCGTGATGTATTCCTGGAAAGCGCGTTCTTCGATCAGATCGCGGTTGCCGGTAAGGCCCGTTCCTATGGCCTGCACACTGATGCGTCCCATCGCTATGAGCGCGGTGTGGATTGGCAGCTGGCTCGCGAAGCTATGGAGCGTGCGACCGGTTTGTTGCTGGAGATCACCGGCGGTGACGCTGGCCCGATCATTGAAACAGTCAGTGAGCAGCACTTGCCGTCTGTAGCGCCTGTCACGTTGCGCGCTGAACGCATTGCCCAGATGTTGGGCATGGAAATGGACGGCTCTGAAGTCGAGCGTCTGCTCACCGGACTGGGTCTGGCAGTGACTGCCGATGGAGCAGGGCAATGGCGTGTTGAAGTGCCGAGCCATCGTTTCGATATCAGTCTTGAAGTCGATTTGATCGAAGAGTTGGCGCGTCTCTATGGTTACAACCGTCTGCCGGTTCGCTATCCGCAGGCTCGCCTGGCGCCTCAGGCGAAGGCCGAAGCGCAAGGTGATCTGCCCGCATTGCGGCGTCTGTTGGTTGCTCGTGGCTATCAGGAAGCAATCACTTACAGTTTCATCGATCCAAAACTCTTTGAGCTGTTCAGTCCAGGTGCCGAACCGCTACTGCTGGCCAACCCTATTTCAGCCGACATGGCAGCCATGCGTTCTTCCTTGTGGCCGGGGCTGGTCAAGGCGCTTCAGTACAACCTGAACCGTCAACAGGATCGTGTCCGCTTGTTTGAAAGTGGCTTGCGTTTCGTCGGCCAGTTGGAAGGGTTGAAGCAGCAGCCAATGCTGGCGGGCGTCGTTTGTGGCAGTCGCTTGCCTGAAGGGTGGGCGCAAGGTCGCGATGTCGTGGACTTCTTTGACGTCAAGGCGGATGTTGAGGCCGTGTTGGGGATTGCTGGGGCTCTGGATACATTCACTTTCGTTCCGGGCAAGCATCCTGCGCTGCATCCTGGTCAGACTGCGCGTATCGAGCGCGATGGTCGCGAGATCGGCTATTTGGGAGCGATTCACCCTGAGTTGGCAAAGACCCTAGGGCTGGACCGTCCGGTTTATGTGTTCGAACTGGTTCTGAGCGAAGTGGCTCAGGGGCGTTTGCCGAAGTTCCATGAGTTGTCACGCTTCCCAGAGGTGCGTCGAGATCTGGCGTTGCTGGCAGATCGTGATGTTGCGGCAAGCGCTGTTCTGGACGTAATCCGTGAAAATGCAGGTGAGTGGCTGACAGACCTCAGGCTATTTGACGTGTACCAGGGTAAAGGCATTGATCCGCATAGAAAAAGCCTTGCCGTCGGCTTGACCTGGCAGCATCCATCGCGCACTCTTAATGACGATGAGGTGAACTCCACGACGCAAAATATCCTCACCTCGCTCGAACAAAGGTTGAACGCCACGTTAAGGAAGTGA
- the pheS gene encoding phenylalanine--tRNA ligase subunit alpha, giving the protein MENLDALVSQALEAVQHAEDINALEQIRVHFLGKKGELTQVMKTLGNLPAEERPQVGALINVAKERVTEVLNARKAAFEEAELSAKLAAECIDVTLPGRGQTSGGLHPITRTLERIEQFFTHIGYGIAEGPEVEDDYHNFEALNIPGHHPARSMHDTFYFNANMLLRTHTSPVQVRTMESQQPPIRIVCPGRVYRSDSDITHSPMFHQVEGLLVDRDINFADLKGTIEEFLRVFFEKELAVRFRPSYFPFTEPSAEVDMECVMCSGKGCRVCKQTGWLEVMGCGMVHPNVLRMSGIDPEEFQGFAFGMGAERLAMLRYGVNDLRLFFDNDLRFLAQFR; this is encoded by the coding sequence ATGGAAAACCTGGATGCGCTGGTTTCTCAAGCACTTGAGGCCGTGCAACACGCTGAAGACATCAATGCCCTGGAACAGATCCGGGTTCACTTCCTTGGCAAGAAGGGCGAGCTGACTCAGGTGATGAAGACCCTGGGCAATCTCCCGGCCGAAGAGCGCCCGCAAGTCGGTGCGCTGATCAACGTGGCCAAGGAGCGTGTGACAGAGGTTCTCAATGCGCGCAAAGCCGCTTTCGAGGAGGCGGAACTCAGCGCCAAGCTCGCAGCCGAATGCATTGACGTAACCCTGCCGGGCCGTGGCCAGACCTCCGGTGGTCTGCACCCGATTACGCGGACCCTGGAACGTATCGAGCAGTTCTTCACCCATATCGGCTATGGCATTGCCGAAGGCCCTGAGGTCGAAGACGACTATCACAACTTTGAGGCGCTCAACATCCCCGGTCATCACCCGGCCCGGTCGATGCATGACACCTTCTATTTCAATGCAAACATGTTGTTGCGCACCCATACCTCGCCGGTACAGGTCCGCACCATGGAATCGCAGCAGCCGCCGATTCGCATCGTCTGCCCGGGCCGTGTGTATCGTAGCGACTCCGATATCACCCACTCACCAATGTTCCACCAGGTCGAAGGCCTGCTGGTCGACCGCGATATCAACTTCGCCGACCTGAAAGGCACCATTGAAGAGTTCTTGCGGGTGTTCTTTGAAAAAGAACTGGCCGTGCGTTTCCGTCCCTCTTACTTCCCGTTCACCGAGCCTTCCGCCGAAGTTGATATGGAATGTGTGATGTGCAGCGGTAAAGGTTGCCGGGTCTGCAAGCAGACTGGCTGGCTGGAGGTGATGGGTTGCGGCATGGTTCACCCGAACGTGCTGCGTATGTCCGGGATCGACCCGGAAGAGTTCCAGGGCTTTGCCTTCGGCATGGGCGCTGAGCGCCTGGCCATGCTGCGTTACGGTGTCAATGACTTGCGCCTGTTCTTCGACAACGACTTGCGGTTCCTTGCGCAATTTCGCTAG
- the rplT gene encoding 50S ribosomal protein L20, producing MARVKRGVIARKRHKKILKLAKGYYGARSRVFRVAKQAVIKAGQYAYRDRRQKKRQFRALWIARINAGARTNGLSYSRLIAGLKKASIEIDRKVLADLAVNEKAAFAAIVEKAKATLA from the coding sequence ATGGCTCGTGTAAAGCGTGGCGTCATTGCCCGTAAACGTCACAAAAAAATTCTGAAACTTGCTAAAGGCTACTACGGCGCACGCTCGCGCGTATTCCGTGTTGCCAAGCAAGCGGTAATCAAGGCAGGCCAATACGCCTACCGTGACCGTCGTCAGAAAAAACGTCAGTTCCGCGCTCTGTGGATCGCTCGTATCAACGCTGGTGCTCGTACCAACGGTCTGTCTTACAGCCGTTTGATCGCTGGCCTGAAAAAGGCGTCCATCGAGATCGACCGTAAGGTTCTGGCTGATCTGGCAGTGAACGAAAAAGCGGCGTTTGCTGCGATTGTCGAGAAAGCTAAAGCCACCTTGGCTTAA
- the rpmI gene encoding 50S ribosomal protein L35 has product MPKMKTKSGAAKRFLKTANGIKHKHAFKSHILTKMSTKRKRQLRGSSLLHPSDVAKVERMLRLR; this is encoded by the coding sequence ATGCCAAAGATGAAAACCAAAAGTGGTGCTGCTAAGCGGTTTCTGAAAACTGCTAACGGTATCAAGCACAAGCACGCTTTCAAGAGCCACATCCTGACCAAAATGTCGACCAAGCGTAAGCGTCAACTGCGCGGTAGCAGCTTGCTGCATCCGTCTGACGTGGCAAAAGTCGAGCGCATGCTGCGCCTTCGTTAA
- the infC gene encoding translation initiation factor IF-3, with the protein MIIKRDMRQDKRAAPKAPINENISAREVRLIGADGEQIGIVSIDEALRIAEEAKLDLVEISADAVPPVCRVMDYGKSIFEKKKQIAAAKKNQKQIQVKEIKFRPGTEEGDYQVKLRNLVRFLSDGDRAKVSLRFRGREMAHQELGMELLKRVEADLQEYGSVEQHPKMEGRQLIMVIAPKKKK; encoded by the coding sequence ATTATTATTAAGCGTGATATGAGACAAGATAAACGAGCTGCACCGAAAGCCCCGATCAACGAGAATATCTCGGCACGCGAGGTTCGGTTAATTGGCGCTGACGGCGAGCAGATTGGCATCGTCTCGATTGATGAAGCGCTTCGTATAGCTGAAGAAGCCAAGCTGGATCTGGTGGAAATTTCCGCCGACGCAGTCCCGCCTGTTTGCCGGGTGATGGATTACGGCAAATCGATCTTCGAGAAGAAGAAGCAGATTGCCGCTGCGAAGAAGAACCAGAAGCAGATTCAGGTTAAAGAAATCAAGTTTCGTCCAGGGACGGAGGAAGGGGATTACCAGGTAAAACTGCGCAACCTGGTACGTTTCCTGAGTGACGGGGACAGGGCCAAGGTATCCTTGCGATTCCGCGGCCGTGAGATGGCCCACCAGGAGCTGGGGATGGAACTCCTCAAGCGGGTTGAAGCTGACCTGCAAGAGTACGGTTCGGTCGAACAGCATCCTAAGATGGAAGGACGCCAGCTGATCATGGTCATCGCCCCGAAAAAGAAGAAGTAA